One part of the Streptomyces sp. AM 2-1-1 genome encodes these proteins:
- the rsgA gene encoding ribosome small subunit-dependent GTPase A: MRRYGKNPDEDDIRVRPNRKGNRPRTHTRPKHEDAEDGMVLTVDRGRLTCLVEGRTVVAMKARELGRKAAVVGDTVSIVGDLSGDKDTLARIVRIGERRSVLRRTADDDDPFERVVVANADQLAIVTALADPEPRPRMIDRCLVAAYDGGLTPLLVLTKSDLATPDKLLEAYTPLGVPFIVTNRDELADGHAADRVREKLNGKITAFVGHSGVGKTTLVNALVPEDRRRTTGHVNAVTGRGRHTTTSALALPLPDGAGWVVDTPGVRSFGLHHIDPSRVINAFPDLQPGTEECPRGCTHDDSAPECALDAWVAGGHADPARLYSLRRLLATRERREGD; this comes from the coding sequence ATGCGCCGTTACGGGAAGAACCCCGACGAGGACGACATCCGCGTCCGCCCCAACCGCAAGGGCAACCGCCCGCGCACCCACACCCGGCCCAAGCACGAGGACGCCGAGGACGGCATGGTCCTCACCGTCGACCGGGGCCGGCTGACCTGCCTCGTCGAAGGGCGCACGGTGGTCGCGATGAAGGCCCGTGAGCTGGGCCGCAAGGCCGCGGTGGTCGGCGACACCGTGTCGATCGTCGGGGACCTCTCCGGCGACAAGGACACGCTGGCCCGCATCGTCCGCATCGGCGAGCGCCGCTCGGTGCTGCGGCGCACGGCCGACGACGACGATCCGTTCGAGCGGGTGGTCGTGGCCAACGCCGACCAGCTCGCCATCGTGACGGCTCTCGCCGATCCGGAACCGCGCCCGCGCATGATCGACCGGTGCCTCGTCGCCGCGTACGACGGCGGGCTGACGCCGCTGCTGGTGCTCACCAAGTCCGACCTGGCGACCCCCGACAAGCTGCTGGAGGCGTACACCCCGCTGGGCGTGCCGTTCATCGTCACCAACCGGGACGAGCTGGCCGACGGCCACGCGGCGGACCGGGTGCGGGAGAAGCTGAACGGCAAGATCACCGCGTTCGTCGGGCACTCCGGGGTCGGCAAGACCACCCTGGTCAACGCCCTGGTGCCGGAAGACCGGCGGCGGACGACGGGCCATGTCAACGCGGTCACCGGGCGCGGGCGGCACACCACCACGTCCGCGCTGGCGCTGCCGCTGCCGGACGGCGCGGGGTGGGTCGTGGACACCCCCGGCGTCCGGTCGTTCGGGCTGCACCACATCGACCCCTCCCGGGTCATCAACGCCTTCCCCGACCTCCAGCCCGGCACCGAGGAGTGCCCGCGCGGCTGCACCCACGACGACAGCGCGCCGGAGTGCGCGCTCGACGCGTGGGTGGCCGGCGGACACGCCGACCCGGCGCGGCTCTACTCGCTGCGCCGTCTGCTGGCGACGCGCGAGCGGCGCGAAGGCGACTGA
- the hisN gene encoding histidinol-phosphatase yields the protein MPDYHDDLRLAHVLADAADATTMDRFKALDLKVETKPDMTPVSEADTATEELIRGHLHRARPRDAILGEEYGLEGTGPRRWVIDPIDGTKNYVRGVPVWATLISLMEAGEDGFRPVVGVVSAPALNRRWWAAKGSGAYSGRSLTSATPLRVSRVGRIADASFAYSSLTGWEEQGRLDGFLDLSRACWRTRGYGDFWSYMMVAEGAVDMCAEPELSLWDMAATAIVVQEAGGSFTGLDGVPGPGGGNAAASNGLLHDELLGYLNQRY from the coding sequence ATGCCCGACTACCACGATGATCTGCGTCTCGCCCACGTACTGGCGGACGCCGCCGACGCGACGACGATGGACCGGTTCAAGGCCCTCGACCTCAAGGTGGAGACCAAACCGGACATGACTCCGGTGAGCGAGGCCGACACGGCCACCGAGGAGCTGATCCGGGGCCATCTGCACCGGGCCCGCCCGCGTGACGCGATCCTCGGCGAGGAGTACGGGCTGGAGGGCACCGGCCCCCGCCGCTGGGTGATCGATCCGATCGACGGGACGAAGAACTACGTGCGCGGGGTACCGGTCTGGGCGACCCTGATCTCGCTGATGGAAGCGGGCGAGGACGGCTTCCGGCCGGTGGTCGGCGTGGTCTCCGCGCCGGCGCTGAACCGGCGCTGGTGGGCGGCGAAGGGCTCCGGCGCGTACTCGGGGCGCAGTCTCACCTCCGCGACCCCGCTCCGGGTCTCCCGGGTCGGACGGATCGCGGACGCCTCCTTCGCGTACTCCTCACTGACGGGCTGGGAGGAGCAGGGGCGGCTCGACGGCTTCCTCGACCTGTCGCGGGCCTGCTGGCGGACGCGGGGGTACGGCGACTTCTGGTCGTACATGATGGTCGCCGAGGGCGCCGTGGACATGTGCGCGGAGCCGGAGCTCTCCCTCTGGGACATGGCCGCCACCGCGATCGTGGTCCAGGAGGCCGGTGGCAGCTTCACCGGCCTGGACGGCGTCCCCGGCCCGGGCGGGGGCAACGCGGCCGCGTCGAACGGCCTGCTCCACGACGAACTGCTGGGCTACCTCAACCAGCGCTACTGA
- a CDS encoding M50 family metallopeptidase — MDKDELGALWDRVFGTQPAPEQWLVVVTAAAALVAVAPNALWRLTRNSITIAHEGGHGLVALLTGRQLSGIRLHSDTSGLTVSRGKPTGIGMILTAAAGYTAPSLLGLGGAWLLTNGRITLLLWLATALLAVMLVMIRNLYGALTVIFTGSLFLLVSWLTSAAVQSAFAYAVVWFLLVGGVRPVFELQSKRRHGGAPDSDADQLARLTDAPAWLWLFLFHAVSLCSLIGGGRWLLGI; from the coding sequence ATGGACAAAGACGAACTGGGCGCCCTGTGGGACCGCGTGTTCGGCACCCAGCCCGCTCCGGAGCAGTGGCTGGTGGTGGTGACCGCAGCGGCGGCGCTCGTCGCGGTCGCACCGAACGCGCTGTGGCGGCTGACCCGGAACTCGATCACCATCGCGCACGAGGGCGGCCACGGACTGGTCGCCCTGCTCACCGGTCGGCAGCTCTCCGGCATCCGGCTGCACTCGGACACCAGCGGGCTGACGGTCAGCCGGGGGAAGCCGACCGGCATCGGCATGATCCTCACCGCCGCCGCCGGTTACACCGCGCCCTCGCTCCTCGGCCTGGGCGGCGCCTGGCTGCTGACCAACGGCCGTATCACGCTGCTGCTGTGGCTGGCCACCGCGCTCCTGGCGGTGATGCTGGTGATGATCCGCAACCTGTACGGGGCGCTGACCGTGATCTTCACGGGCTCCCTCTTCCTGCTGGTCTCCTGGCTGACCTCGGCCGCCGTGCAGTCGGCGTTCGCCTACGCGGTGGTCTGGTTCCTGCTGGTGGGCGGGGTCCGGCCGGTCTTCGAGCTCCAGTCGAAGCGGCGCCACGGCGGCGCTCCCGACTCGGACGCGGACCAGCTGGCCCGCCTGACGGACGCCCCGGCCTGGCTCTGGCTGTTCCTCTTCCACGCGGTGTCGCTCTGCTCGCTCATCGGCGGCGGACGCTGGCTGCTGGGGATCTGA
- a CDS encoding SOS response-associated peptidase: MCGRFAASRRPEDLTGLFHVERWDPVETLAPDWNVAPTKEVYAVLERPLKDAADGRPVRQLRTLTWGLVPSWAKTPEGAARLINARAETVHEKPSFRKAFLQRRCVLPADGYYEWMTGADERQREEEGRKKRPRKQPYFVTPADGSVFAMAGLYEFWRDATLPPDHPRAWWTTCSVITTEAETTPLAVAPAEGPSALADIHPRMPVMLTPDRWDAWLDPARTDTDELRALIAPPRGGLMRAHPVATAVSNVRNNGPELREELVAPEEPTLF; this comes from the coding sequence ATGTGCGGACGTTTTGCGGCGAGCCGGCGGCCGGAGGATCTGACCGGACTCTTCCACGTGGAGCGGTGGGACCCGGTCGAGACCCTTGCCCCCGACTGGAACGTGGCTCCGACCAAGGAGGTCTACGCGGTACTGGAGCGTCCCCTGAAGGACGCGGCGGACGGGCGTCCGGTTCGCCAGCTCCGTACCCTCACCTGGGGCCTCGTACCCTCCTGGGCCAAGACCCCCGAGGGCGCCGCCCGGCTGATCAACGCCCGCGCCGAGACCGTCCACGAGAAGCCCTCCTTCCGCAAGGCGTTCCTCCAGCGCCGGTGCGTGCTGCCCGCCGACGGCTACTACGAGTGGATGACCGGCGCCGACGAGCGGCAGCGGGAGGAGGAGGGGAGGAAGAAGCGGCCCCGCAAGCAGCCCTACTTCGTGACCCCCGCCGACGGCTCCGTCTTCGCGATGGCCGGACTCTACGAGTTCTGGCGCGACGCCACCCTTCCCCCGGACCACCCGCGGGCCTGGTGGACGACCTGCTCGGTGATCACCACCGAGGCCGAGACCACCCCGCTGGCGGTCGCCCCCGCCGAAGGGCCGTCCGCGCTCGCCGACATCCACCCCCGGATGCCCGTGATGTTGACGCCCGACCGCTGGGACGCCTGGCTCGACCCGGCGCGCACCGACACCGACGAACTGCGCGCACTGATCGCCCCGCCCCGGGGCGGACTGATGCGGGCCCACCCCGTCGCCACCGCCGTCAGCAACGTCCGCAACAACGGGCCCGAGCTCCGGGAGGAACTGGTCGCGCCCGAGGAGCCCACGCTCTTCTGA
- a CDS encoding transcriptional repressor yields MSDLLERLRGRGWRMTAQRRVVAEVLDGEHVHLTADEVHARAVDRLPEISRATVYNTLGEMVSLGEVLEVSTDRRAKRYDPNARRPHHHLVCASCGAIRDVHPTGNPLADLPSEERFGFTVSGVEVTYRGLCPNCVAPGA; encoded by the coding sequence ATGAGCGACCTCCTGGAACGACTCCGTGGACGCGGCTGGCGCATGACGGCGCAACGCCGCGTGGTCGCCGAGGTCCTCGACGGCGAACACGTCCACCTGACCGCGGACGAGGTGCACGCGAGGGCCGTGGACCGGCTCCCGGAGATCTCCCGGGCCACCGTCTACAACACCCTCGGCGAGATGGTGTCGCTGGGCGAGGTGCTGGAGGTCTCCACGGACCGCCGCGCCAAGCGGTACGACCCGAACGCCCGCCGCCCCCACCACCATCTGGTCTGCGCGAGCTGCGGAGCCATCCGGGACGTCCACCCGACCGGCAACCCGCTCGCGGACCTGCCGTCCGAGGAGCGCTTCGGCTTCACGGTGTCCGGCGTCGAGGTGACGTACCGCGGGCTCTGTCCGAACTGTGTGGCACCGGGCGCCTGA
- a CDS encoding catalase: MTQEAHVTQGPLTTEAGAPVADNQNSETAGVGGPVLVQDQALLEKLAHFNRERIPERVVHARGAGAYGTFTLTRDVSRWTRAAFLSEVGKETETFLRFSTVAGNLGSADAVRDPRGFALKFYTEEGNYDLVGNNTPVFFIKDAIKFPDFIHTQKRDPYTGSQEADNVWDFWGLSPESTHQVTWLFGDRGIPATLRHMNGYGSHTYQWNNEAGEVFWVKYHFKTDQGIKNLTTDEANRLSGVDPDSHQRDLRESIERGDFPSWTVQVQIMPAADAATYRFNPFDLTKVWPHADYPPIEIGKLELNRNPENIFAEVEQSIFSPAHFVPGIGPSPDKMLQGRLFAYGDAHRYRVGINADHLPVNRPHATEARTNSRDGYLYDGRHAGAKNYEPNSFGGPAQTGRPLWQPTPVDGVTGNHVAPVHAEDDDFVQAGNLYRLLTEDEKSRLVDNLAQFIAKVSRDEIAERAVNNFRQADGDFGKRLEDAVRTLRA, encoded by the coding sequence ATGACGCAGGAGGCGCACGTGACGCAGGGACCGCTCACCACGGAGGCCGGAGCGCCGGTCGCCGACAACCAGAACAGCGAGACGGCGGGCGTCGGCGGTCCGGTGCTCGTGCAGGACCAGGCGCTGCTGGAGAAGCTCGCCCACTTCAACCGGGAGCGCATCCCGGAGCGTGTCGTGCACGCCCGCGGCGCCGGCGCGTACGGCACCTTCACCCTGACCCGCGACGTCTCGCGGTGGACACGCGCCGCGTTCCTCTCCGAGGTCGGCAAGGAGACGGAGACCTTCCTCCGCTTCTCGACCGTCGCCGGGAACCTCGGCTCCGCCGACGCGGTCCGCGACCCCCGCGGCTTCGCGCTGAAGTTCTACACCGAGGAGGGGAACTACGACCTCGTCGGCAACAACACCCCGGTGTTCTTCATCAAGGACGCCATCAAGTTCCCCGACTTCATCCACACCCAGAAGCGCGACCCGTACACCGGCTCGCAGGAGGCGGACAACGTCTGGGACTTCTGGGGGCTGTCGCCCGAGTCGACCCACCAGGTCACCTGGCTCTTCGGCGACCGCGGCATCCCGGCCACCCTGCGCCACATGAACGGGTACGGCTCGCACACGTACCAGTGGAACAACGAGGCCGGCGAGGTCTTCTGGGTCAAGTACCACTTCAAGACCGACCAGGGGATCAAGAACCTCACCACCGACGAGGCCAACCGCCTCTCCGGCGTGGACCCGGACAGTCACCAGCGCGACCTGCGCGAGTCCATCGAGCGCGGCGACTTCCCGTCCTGGACCGTGCAGGTGCAGATCATGCCCGCGGCGGACGCGGCGACCTACCGCTTCAACCCGTTCGACCTCACCAAGGTGTGGCCGCACGCGGACTACCCGCCGATCGAGATCGGGAAGCTGGAGCTCAACCGAAACCCGGAGAACATCTTCGCCGAGGTCGAGCAGTCCATCTTCAGCCCTGCGCACTTCGTGCCCGGCATCGGCCCGTCCCCGGACAAGATGCTCCAGGGCCGCCTCTTCGCCTACGGCGACGCGCACCGCTACCGCGTCGGCATCAACGCCGACCACCTGCCGGTGAACCGCCCGCACGCCACCGAGGCGCGGACCAACAGCCGTGACGGCTACCTCTACGACGGCCGCCACGCGGGTGCGAAGAACTACGAGCCGAACAGCTTCGGCGGCCCGGCGCAGACCGGCCGGCCGCTCTGGCAGCCCACCCCCGTCGATGGAGTCACCGGTAACCACGTGGCGCCGGTCCACGCCGAGGACGACGACTTCGTGCAGGCGGGCAACCTCTACCGGTTGCTCACCGAGGACGAGAAGAGCCGGCTGGTCGACAACCTCGCCCAGTTCATCGCCAAGGTCTCGCGCGACGAGATCGCCGAGCGCGCGGTGAACAACTTCCGCCAGGCCGACGGCGACTTCGGCAAGAGGCTGGAGGACGCGGTGCGGACGCTGCGCGCCTGA
- the aroA gene encoding 3-phosphoshikimate 1-carboxyvinyltransferase, whose translation MTERSVHPALWPAPHASGAVDATVTVPGSKSVTNRALVLAALASEPGWLRRPLRSRDTLLMAQALRAMGVGIEETVSSSSAAAGAPDVSGEAWRVIPAGLHGPVTVDVGNAGTVMRFLPPVATLADGPVNFDGDPRSYERPLHGVIDALRALGARIEDGGRGALPLTVHGAGALEGGPVRIDASASSQFVSALLLSAPRFNQGVEVRHVGSALPSMPHIRMTVEMLRAVGAQVDEPETGGEPDVWRVAPSALLGRDLTVEPDLSNAQPFLAAALVTGGRVTVRDWPERTTQPGDALRELFTAMGGSCELTPQGLTFTGSGRIHGIDADLSEVGELTPGIAAVAALADSPSTLSGVAHLRLHETDRLAALTKEINELGGDVTETADGLHIRPRPLRGGVFHTYDDHRMATAGAIIGLAVPGVEIENVGTTAKTLPDFPDMWTEMLGA comes from the coding sequence ATGACCGAACGTTCCGTGCACCCCGCCCTCTGGCCCGCCCCCCACGCGAGCGGCGCCGTCGACGCGACCGTCACCGTGCCAGGATCGAAGTCGGTCACCAACCGCGCGCTGGTCCTGGCCGCCCTGGCCTCCGAGCCCGGCTGGCTCCGCCGGCCGCTGCGCTCACGCGACACCCTGCTGATGGCGCAGGCGCTGCGCGCGATGGGCGTCGGCATCGAGGAGACGGTCTCGTCCAGTTCGGCGGCCGCGGGCGCCCCCGACGTCTCGGGCGAGGCGTGGCGGGTCATCCCCGCCGGCCTGCACGGCCCGGTCACCGTCGACGTCGGCAACGCCGGTACGGTCATGCGCTTCCTGCCCCCGGTCGCGACACTGGCGGACGGCCCGGTCAACTTCGACGGCGACCCCCGTTCCTACGAGCGCCCGCTGCACGGCGTCATCGACGCGCTGCGCGCACTCGGCGCCCGGATAGAGGACGGCGGGCGCGGCGCCCTGCCGCTGACCGTGCACGGCGCGGGCGCGCTGGAGGGCGGTCCGGTACGGATCGACGCCTCCGCCTCCTCGCAGTTCGTCTCGGCCCTGCTGCTCTCCGCCCCCCGGTTCAACCAGGGCGTGGAGGTGCGCCACGTGGGCTCGGCCCTGCCGTCGATGCCGCACATCCGGATGACGGTGGAGATGCTGCGCGCGGTCGGCGCCCAGGTGGACGAGCCCGAGACGGGCGGCGAGCCGGACGTCTGGCGGGTAGCCCCGTCCGCGCTGCTCGGCCGGGACCTGACGGTCGAGCCCGACCTCTCCAACGCCCAGCCTTTCCTGGCCGCCGCCCTGGTGACCGGCGGGCGGGTCACCGTACGGGACTGGCCGGAGCGCACCACCCAGCCCGGGGACGCGCTGCGGGAGCTGTTCACGGCGATGGGCGGTTCGTGCGAGCTGACCCCGCAGGGCCTCACCTTCACCGGTTCGGGCCGCATCCACGGCATCGACGCCGACCTGAGCGAGGTCGGTGAGCTGACGCCGGGCATCGCGGCCGTCGCCGCCCTCGCCGACTCCCCCTCCACCCTGAGCGGTGTCGCCCATCTGCGGCTGCACGAGACGGACCGGCTGGCCGCGCTCACCAAGGAGATCAACGAGCTCGGCGGCGACGTCACCGAGACGGCGGACGGGCTGCACATCCGCCCGCGCCCGCTGCGTGGGGGTGTCTTCCACACCTACGACGACCACCGGATGGCGACGGCGGGCGCGATCATCGGCCTGGCGGTGCCCGGGGTGGAGATCGAGAACGTGGGGACGACCGCGAAGACCCTGCCGGACTTCCCGGACATGTGGACCGAAATGCTCGGGGCCTAG
- a CDS encoding multidrug efflux SMR transporter — protein sequence MAWLLVVVAGLLETGFAVCLKLSHGFTRLWPTIAFAAFALGSFGLLTLSLRKLDVGPAYAVWTGIGAAGTAIYGMVFFDDVVNTLKLVSISLVIIGVIGLQLSGSSH from the coding sequence ATGGCGTGGCTGCTGGTCGTGGTCGCAGGACTGCTGGAGACCGGCTTCGCCGTGTGTCTGAAGCTGTCGCACGGTTTCACCCGCCTCTGGCCGACGATCGCATTCGCCGCGTTCGCGCTCGGCAGCTTCGGCCTGCTGACCCTGTCGCTGCGCAAACTCGACGTGGGCCCCGCCTACGCGGTGTGGACCGGTATCGGGGCCGCCGGCACGGCGATCTACGGCATGGTCTTCTTCGACGACGTGGTGAACACCTTGAAGCTCGTCTCCATCTCGCTGGTGATCATCGGCGTGATCGGCCTCCAGCTCTCCGGTTCCTCGCACTGA
- a CDS encoding CBS domain-containing protein, giving the protein MLVRDAMTTVVLTIGPTHTLRQAAALMSARRVGAAVVHDPDTSGCGIITERDILNAIGLGLDPDQETVSGHTTADVVFAAPAWTLEEAAEAMTHGGFRHLIVLDDGGPVGLVSVRDIIRCWAPVRRRPAELAG; this is encoded by the coding sequence ATGCTGGTCCGAGACGCCATGACCACCGTGGTGCTCACCATCGGCCCCACCCACACGCTCCGTCAGGCCGCCGCGCTGATGTCGGCCCGCCGGGTCGGTGCCGCCGTCGTCCACGACCCGGACACCTCCGGTTGCGGCATCATCACCGAGCGCGACATCCTCAACGCGATCGGGCTCGGCCTGGACCCCGACCAGGAGACCGTGTCCGGCCACACCACCGCTGACGTGGTGTTCGCCGCGCCCGCCTGGACTCTGGAAGAGGCCGCCGAGGCGATGACCCACGGCGGCTTCCGGCACCTGATCGTGCTGGACGACGGCGGCCCGGTGGGCCTGGTGTCGGTCCGCGACATCATCCGCTGCTGGGCTCCCGTACGCCGCCGTCCGGCCGAGCTGGCCGGCTGA
- a CDS encoding tetratricopeptide repeat protein, with amino-acid sequence MVFMGDRATLLETGRFVQRRSRDPERVPAAASAVVTAGAAGAAEQAATSDDFTTGATETTGVTVTPGSTHAAEALDTTDVTDAADALAAADASGTTEDEERHRRAADAGDTASMSVVGALLLRRGDLDGAEPYLRGATADGDRAAANNLGVLLHQRGYPDEAAGWWRIAAVAGSASAAHALGRLLRERGDEPGAEYWLRQSAEQGHALGAYALADLLEHRSDVGAERWLRAAAEQGHREAAYRLARAIERNAVDDPHQAFGLGRLPAEAVGSATNGAGASGDSPVAGPAEGRFGEAEQWYRQAAARGHARAALHLGAILERRGELKEAGRWYLTSARAGEARAACALGFLLRDVGDVESAAVWWLRAAQEGDGNAANALGALHADRGEPQTAERWYRAALDAGDVNGAYNLGLLCAAQDRTPQAEQWYRRAAYAGHREASNALAVLLLQAGDATGAEPWFSKAAEAGSVDAAFNLGILHAGRDESLAALSWYRRAAAAGHTDAALQVAMALLRQGEDQEAERHLRTAAGGGSAEAAFRLAGVLDARRPPRATPVLGEPMPEKSECEEWYERAAELGHRRAQVRVGMLCAARGDVESAARWYREAAEAGSRNGAFNLGLLLAREGSEREAALWWSRAANDGHGRAALRLALLAARRGELTEGQRWCARAVELGPAEVAERAARLQEALHQELTA; translated from the coding sequence ATGGTATTTATGGGGGACAGGGCAACTCTGTTGGAGACAGGGCGGTTTGTGCAACGGCGGTCGAGGGACCCGGAGAGGGTGCCGGCCGCGGCATCCGCCGTGGTCACCGCCGGGGCGGCGGGGGCCGCCGAACAGGCCGCGACCAGCGACGACTTCACCACCGGGGCCACCGAGACGACGGGGGTCACCGTCACGCCAGGAAGCACGCACGCCGCCGAGGCCTTGGACACGACCGATGTGACCGACGCCGCCGACGCCCTCGCGGCAGCCGACGCGAGCGGCACCACCGAGGACGAAGAGCGCCACCGGCGCGCCGCCGACGCGGGCGACACCGCCTCGATGAGCGTCGTCGGCGCACTGCTGTTGCGCCGGGGCGATCTCGACGGCGCGGAGCCCTACCTGCGCGGCGCCACCGCCGACGGCGACCGGGCCGCCGCCAACAACCTCGGGGTCCTGCTGCACCAGCGCGGATACCCGGACGAGGCGGCCGGCTGGTGGCGCATCGCTGCGGTCGCGGGCTCCGCTTCCGCCGCGCACGCGCTCGGCCGGCTCCTGCGCGAGCGGGGCGACGAGCCCGGCGCCGAGTACTGGCTGCGCCAGTCCGCCGAGCAGGGCCACGCGCTGGGCGCCTACGCCCTCGCGGACCTGCTGGAGCACCGCAGCGACGTGGGCGCCGAACGCTGGCTGCGCGCCGCCGCCGAGCAGGGCCACCGGGAGGCCGCGTACCGCCTGGCCAGGGCCATCGAGCGCAACGCCGTGGACGACCCGCACCAGGCCTTCGGCCTCGGGCGCCTGCCGGCGGAGGCCGTCGGGTCCGCGACGAACGGCGCCGGCGCCTCCGGCGACAGCCCCGTCGCGGGCCCCGCCGAGGGACGCTTCGGCGAGGCCGAGCAGTGGTACCGGCAGGCGGCGGCGCGCGGTCACGCCCGCGCGGCGCTGCACCTCGGCGCCATTCTGGAGCGGCGGGGCGAGCTCAAGGAGGCCGGGCGCTGGTACCTCACCTCCGCACGGGCCGGCGAGGCCCGCGCGGCGTGCGCCCTCGGCTTCCTGCTGCGGGACGTGGGCGACGTCGAGAGCGCCGCCGTGTGGTGGCTGCGCGCCGCGCAGGAGGGCGACGGCAACGCGGCCAACGCCCTCGGCGCCCTGCACGCCGACCGGGGCGAGCCGCAGACCGCCGAGCGCTGGTACCGGGCCGCCCTCGACGCCGGAGACGTCAACGGCGCGTACAACCTCGGCCTGCTCTGCGCCGCGCAGGACCGTACCCCGCAGGCCGAGCAGTGGTACCGCCGCGCCGCCTACGCGGGTCACCGCGAGGCCTCCAACGCCCTCGCCGTGCTGCTCCTGCAGGCCGGGGACGCGACGGGCGCCGAACCCTGGTTCTCCAAGGCGGCCGAGGCGGGCAGCGTGGACGCCGCCTTCAACCTCGGCATCCTGCACGCCGGCCGGGACGAAAGCCTCGCCGCGCTGAGCTGGTACCGGCGCGCAGCCGCCGCGGGGCACACCGACGCCGCGCTCCAGGTCGCCATGGCACTCCTGCGCCAGGGCGAGGACCAGGAGGCCGAACGCCACCTGCGCACCGCGGCCGGCGGGGGCAGCGCCGAGGCCGCCTTCCGGCTGGCCGGAGTCCTGGACGCACGCCGCCCGCCGCGCGCGACACCGGTCCTCGGCGAGCCGATGCCGGAGAAGTCGGAGTGCGAGGAGTGGTACGAACGCGCCGCCGAGCTGGGTCACCGCCGGGCCCAGGTCCGGGTCGGCATGCTCTGCGCCGCGCGCGGGGACGTGGAGAGCGCCGCGCGCTGGTACCGCGAGGCCGCCGAGGCGGGCAGCCGCAACGGCGCCTTCAACCTCGGCCTGCTGCTGGCCCGGGAGGGCAGCGAGCGCGAGGCGGCCCTCTGGTGGAGCCGCGCCGCCAATGACGGCCACGGCAGGGCGGCACTCCGGCTCGCCCTGCTCGCCGCCCGCCGGGGTGAACTCACCGAGGGCCAGCGCTGGTGCGCCCGCGCTGTCGAGCTGGGACCGGCCGAGGTGGCGGAGCGCGCCGCCCGCCTCCAGGAGGCGCTGCACCAGGAACTCACGGCGTGA